The DNA window CAGCTGGTCGGAGTGGCGACCACTACACAAATAGTTGAGTTAAGCTGTCCATGACAGCGGTCGTGAAAACCCCAGGGTCAAAGTCAAGTCAAGGGGCAAAGTTCACTGAGCCCATTCGCAGAACTTGTTGCATACTTCATGGGGCACCCGTTGACATGATAGGTGGTAGCTGGTAAAGGGGGAAAAGGCGTGGAAAATTCCAAGTGCtcttgaaaataaagtttgcTAATTGGACGCTTCTACTACGAGTTGTGGGGGTGAAATCATTAAAGTTAAACtgcaattataattaaaagaCACCAAGGAATCTCTGCTGTAGGTTTATGCTACATATTACATCACGTACTATATTTTGTACTAAAAACCATGCATTAAAATGTGTACTTAAAGCCTTTAAAGTTAAGTTAAACTCTTGCCATATGGCAAGTCATATCACAACATATCACtacgaaataaataagcatAGCTTTGGCAGTTTTAAGCTGAGCCGCATTCACAACGGGATTAAATCTGATCCCTCAACCCACCGACTCTGACGTCAATGATGAGCGTATTTGCCCCCGGCAGCAActgagtttttatttaaccATACCTCCCGAagtcaaacaaataaaatgacAAAATGTCCTGGATCTGGCCTGGCCTTATTTAAGCCTCTCGACTGGCAGGAGTGTTTTAATTTGTCAACCCCTGTATCGAGACTTGTCACCAAGCCTCAGCAAATCTCACCTGCCAGGTGGAAGGACCAGCTGAATGCCTGCCTACAGCTGATTAAGCTCATTTATCAGAAGTGAAGCCAGCCCAAATGGAGGTTCCTCGAAGTGCCTCACTCGACTCAAGAGTCTGGCAATTAAATGGCCTAAACTGGAGACCCAGAAGTCGCCTACGGCATTCGCACAGTACGGAAAGTTGAAGTCAATATTGATATTCATGTTGGGAATCCGAAATTCGCCTACCAATTCCCAAGGAACGAGGATGCCACAAGGAGGGCTTAAAAGCCAAGGCATTTTGGTATTTGAAAAGTTTGGCGCGCATCAATTTGGCAAGACAAACATATAATCGTTAAAGTTTTAATTGTACTGTGTAAATGATGTTTCGCTGCCATCTAAATTTAGATTGAACAAAGTTTCGATATATATTAACAAAGTTTGCGTTGCTCAAGAGGGCGGAATTTAGTTCGTATTGATAACATTCCgcaaatttaatgaaattatcaCCGAAAACTTGTGGATACAGCAAACCCCAAGCGGTTCATATGGTGTCTGCTTACTTTCTTCAAAAATATTAAGCAAACATTTTACTGAGGAGTGTGCCATAACTTATGTAAATGATTTAAAGATACACTTTTTGAAGTCAAAGTAGTGTCCCTGAGGAGTTAATGCCCCCCAGGCAGAAAGTGGCTTTCAACTTTCATCTACCAGCTACTGCGTCTGTTCAAGGAATTCTGTTCCGACGTTTGTCGAATAGTTGGCAACTTTCTTCAATTCACCCAGACCCATAATTTGACATGTGCACAACACCCCTCCTCCAAGTCCTGCCCTCGCCAGACATCTGGAAACTATTGACGTGTTCCACTTTTTATGGCATCCGCCTCCTGGGACCCAAGTTGTGCACCCATCCTTAATCTTCCTGCCGTTGGCTTATTACATCGCAAAGTTGATTTCACGGCATTCTTGCGGTGAACCCTACTCGTTGTCAAAGGGAAAAAATCCTGCAGCAGAGGATCTGACAACATAACATAACACTACTAGTGTGGAAATTTCTTTTCATGAAGATAtattaaagatttttaaatgatttctTGACTTTTGGTCTCGATGTGTGGAATAAAAGTGAGGTTGTCCTCAATAACCATGTTATTTTaccaatttttataaaattttttttggcatcaCTGACTGACACGATCCGTATGATTGAGTCCGGCACTTGTGAAACAAATTGCCGTAGATTCCGACGAAATCCGTCTTTGTCCACCGCATCTCGGCCGGAATATGTTGGACAAACGGACAGTCTTGTGAATTAATTTGATGTCTCGGCTGATTCGCATTTCGTTATTCGAAGACACAAGGAGCAgccgcaaaaaaaaactgtttgCATAATGGAGCGGGGAAAATGGGCGTTTGAACCGAAGTGTACGGAATTTCACAGATTTCACATGTGTAGAACAAAGGCTCGAGACAAAGAATTCATTGCAGCTGAATGATTAATTTCTGCTCATGGAGCACATTGCTTTGATGATAATAACGACCATGTTGATGTCAAGTTAATCATTGACCTAACTTTTTATGTCCACATTGGGCAATCTATCTTCATGACTTTGAATAATATGTTTACCATAAATGGAAgatgtttttgtttaataaattGATGAATTTAAACCAAGGAATTTTAACCCTTAACTGTATTATTTTGTCGATGCACTAAAAccactttttaaatttaactaactttatgcattaaattttaatgtCCAACTTGTGGTTCAGTAAGCAACTAAAACTCTCGTCTGTGAAAATAGCCTCTCTGGAGGCCATTATCCACTGCCATTGCTggtggaaaactatttttaaagaGTTAAAAGCGATTCAACGGAAAaggaatttatgaaattagCATAAGTTGACCCCAAACTGAAAATACAACTTTGAGTGGCCCTAGGAAAGGGTATGGATGATTTCAGATTCATTGAAGTGAACAAACGTTAGGCAAATCCAAAAATATCCTTGCACTGCAAAGGACTAAGATGGAAAATACGTAAAAAATATGGCTGGGCCTgggtattatttattttactttcatTTCTGCCGCGGGTCCTTTCCGTTTCCCTTTGTCCGGCTGTCTGTGTAATCGGCTAGAAGGACTTAGATAAAACACGAAATGGCCACAAAAAGGATCTTGTCGCTAAGAGCATctacacccacacacacttCATAAATACACATGCCAACATCCTTCTGGATGAGAGTTCGATAACCGGATTCCGAACCGAACCCGGCGGCCTAAAGGCTTGCCaatgttggccaaaacaaCTGCACACGTCGGCAAATAAGAATAAATTCGTAAAAAATCACGGAACTATAAAAGCATGACGGAACTGTATAAGCCTCATGCGCTAAAATTGGGATTagtaaaactaacaaaaataaagCCACATAAAAAGCTACAATGTATATACAAGAATTTTGGCATTATTACATTTCATAAGACTATATTATACACTTCCaacaattttatattatatatgatcCACCAGAAACTGGCCAAATCGCACCATCGTTGAGAGTGGGTGAATCATATAGACGAACAGCATGGCCAGAACGGTTGCCTGCAGGACGTATTCGGTGCGATCCGTGTGCTCGAATCTTCGCTGGTGGATAACGGTGATGGTGAAGAGGATGAGACTAGCCACGTAGATCAGACTGACCATCGACACGTATCGCATCATATAGCGATTGCCGTTAAGATACACAACCAAGTAGATCGAAACGACAATCGCTATGCAACAGAATGTGAGGACGATCATAAAGATGCTACCGGGCAGTATTTTCAGCGGCAGATAGACGCCCATCAAGTAGAGCATAACGTTCAGGGCCAGCACGATTGTCAGGACACCAGCCATCCAGAGCATCGATAGACGAGCCCAACGGTGGCAATTCACAAAGATGACGATCACCTCCACGATGACAATGGCCAACAGGCCATTGCACGGACACTGGTTGGCCAGGTACACATACGCCATGATCAGCATACATCCCACGGCCAGGAGCAGCCACACGAAGCTGGGCACCGAGGGGCTGATCAGCTTCCCGAAGTCCGTATTGCAGACCCGCAGGACCACAAGCTGAATCACTGCACATGCCGATAGAACAGCGTGGATCAAGTAGACCCAACCGACGTGTTTCTCCCTCAGGGTCACGGAAGAGCGCTGGTGCAAAGGACCCGACGATGCAACCGGGCTCAGCAAGCCCGGGGTTTCTCCATGATATGGTTTCGCAGGCTCATGCGGTGGTGGAGCAGGAGCGGGAGATTGAGGAGGTGACCTGGGTGGAAGTGTTGACCTTTGACCATTCGGTTTGCGTGGACCCGTCGATGAACGTGGCGTGGGATTTGGCCTGCTCATCTTCCTCCGCGTTGATACCACCACCACCGTTGTGGGAACCTGCTGGGTGCTATGAACATGTatattaaatatgaatatatttgATTAACAAGGCGGAGGGTGTACTGTGGGCAAAAAGTGTTATGTTCCAATTTAGATCTACTCAAATAAACGATTGGAATTTTGCTACTGAAACTAATACAGTTCAATGATTGATACTTTTAAATGTTGATCTGTGATGGAATAACAAATCGATTGCATATATATAATTCCGTTGATGAAACCACTGTAGTATATGCATACTCATGCATAGTAAATGGGAATTATGCTGGCCAGGACTCAAGTGCTAATCAATGACACGTGCTGCGTTGTCACCAGACTCATTAAGATGGCCCACCTTGCACCTCATGATGTgtttacatatgtatttagCTCTGGCGAACTGTGTGCGCTGTGGGCCAACTTTTTGGGCCATTTTGTGGCTGGGGCTTTTACTGAATTTTAATTAGACTTTGCCGCTGAAAAGCCAGCACGTGCAGAAACATCGGCAAACACGGCCTAAAGCCAAACAACAAAGTCAGGAATTAAATAAACATGAGCCGGGCAAAAACTTAGGGTCTCGCCTCAAGGAGAGGAAACCAAGTGGTGTCTTATAACCTAGCTTTCTTTAGAATATGTTATAGAGTCAGAGATTATCGCGAATTGTTCGCCTGCTCTCTAATCCCCAATAATCGATGACAATATGCGAATTTATCTAAGCTTACACAAATGTCGGCATCATGAAATTTGGCCATTCTCGATATTATTACCCCAGTTTGCTGTCATAATAAGCTTTGGCATTAAAATCCTAAAAATGCCTATCAACCCAACCGGCCTGCCACTCACAGCAACAATAACTTTTAAGAGATTTAAACTGACAGTGCCAATAGCCAGCAAAACCACAACACGAACAGAATGGCAAATTCTGATCGGAAGTGCGCCGCAAGGAAGTCATAGTAAATCCAATTAGAAGGACAATCGGATTTTATTGACGCTCGAATGAGTTGAACTTAGCTGTGAACTGTACAACAGATTTATTGATGCGGAAGAATTGAATTTATCCTTAGGAGAGTAAATATAAGAGTAAATATGTGACAGCTATATAAATTAGTAATAATACTTACATCTCCTTTTTTGATATATTAATGTTATGTTTCATTTATGATTTCGTTGAAAACAAACCTTGTCAATGCCGCAGAAAATTGACATAAAAtctaaattattaatttaattttaatgactTCCATTAGATAAATTTACTGGTTAAAATGACTTTTGGTTTGATAAACCAATTAAAACGTCTATCTCAGGTTGTCATGACAAAGGCTCGAAATATGAAGTCGCATCAACAATGTATGTTTGATTGATTGAACTGGCAGATCCTTGTGCATTTAAGCAACAATAATACTTAATAGATACTTGCATTCTATTAATAAGAACTGAGCATTCCATCTATCCAATCAGGGGTGTCAGCTTACATATGTCAAATGTTTAGCCTTGAAAGTTAATAATAGGGCTACGTGTTAAGTATTCATGGGAATGAAATTATTAGGGACATGTGAGCCGGGCAAGTGTGCTCACAGaggtttaattatttaaaatcgtaTTTCTAAATAAAGCAGGACATTTGCGGTAAATATAGAATGCCTGTACAGCACTTACCTACGCCAAAATGGTTAAATTTAAAACGCCGTTCGGTGGGAAGACATTAAATATGCCTTATGTGGCACGTACCCCCATCAAAATCATATTGTGGCCTTCCAACCGTGCGACATGCAATTGAACAAATAAATCAGCGGGCTAATAAATTTTTAGCAACGATGGTAGGAGCTGCCTAAGGCCGAGGCAAAAACCAAGACTTCCATAAATGCTGCCATAAATGCTGCCGACTGAGCCTTTCAAGAAGCCAGGTGAACGGAGCGAAGGACAAAGCCCGATTTTAGGCGACAAAGCAGGGAGTTACACCTGGATGAGTTGCTGTAGCTGTTGCTATTGCCGGTTTTTCAGCTCTTTCAGACTTTCACGCCTCTCCTGTTCTTCCCTTCCCTTTTCCGGACTTTCTGGTTTAAATTTTGTTGCCTTCTGCgccacattgcgtatacgtgatGTGAAACGGCACGGGCTTCCACATTTAACAATATGATTAAAGGCAATTTTTAGCACCTGTTCTGGCTGTTGATTTCGTATCGAGtattaattgcaatttattttgtatgccaaCACTCGAGACGACTCGCatgcaattaaattatttacgcATGGGGGGATAACGCATTTAAATgcttatttatacatatgtaactGAACTGTGTACTTCGAACCAAGTTAAGAGGTACGCATGTTAATCGCAAACGCTTGTTTAAGCAATTATCCTTCGAAATTTCTCTTTAAGAAAGGGATTAAGGCGTATATGAAATCTTTCTCTTTTAAATTTGACCTTTAATAATAGACAATAAATTACTTTTAAGCAAATGTAGTGTAATATGAATGACATCGtacttattattaatttatatatttcctACAAAAAAAGACTATGAATTtgcttattaaatataatacatGACAGTATTGTTACTTTAAAGCCATCTCAAAGGATACCGAAACTCATTGTATTTTCACTTCAtcattatgttttttttagttttcgtttctttcttttttaagGTTATCTTTAATTATGTCcaacattttccttttttgtccGTGCTTAGCCCTTTCCGAAGTAGAGGGAGTAGAGGAAGTAGCTGGGAATTGGCCTTGTCCTTTTCCAAGTAATTTTAAACCAGTTCTACATTCATAAGGACTGTGGGAATTATACCAGGAACTTCTAGAactattatttccaatgtacagaaaattaaaaaaaaaaatgtcagCCTTAGAAAATATTCAAGCTAGAAGGTGGTTCACCTATTTTTATGTGAGTCTGTCAAGCGTTAAGTGCTCAGCGGCGTTTTAACTAGTCCTGGAATTGTTGACAACATGTCAAAGAAAACAATGGTGCAAATAACTAAGGttccttttcttttctcttttGTTGAGCCCCTCCTATCATTCGTTTGCAACGAGTTAAGTTCATTAAGATGGAAGAACTACACATTAGTTTCTATCTAGAAGAGCGACTTGTTTTTCATTTAGTCTGAAAGCACCACTTAAATGTGTCACttgaaagaaaaaatattgtaaatatagTGTAATACAGTGTAATCTTTAAACCctaaaaacagcaaaaaatgtatttaaacaTAAAGCTAAAGTTAATCCAGAGCCCCAAGTGCTGCAATAAAAAACATGAAAGCTTTCCCGTGTTTCTATACAAATGTTGACTATAAATGAAAGCTTAAAGACTTAGGCACTCTCTTAGCTTATAttgacaaattaaatttattttagcaAAGAGGTTAAAATAAGTTCACTTACTTGTCGATCAATtcaaacaaattcaaaaatatatacgagtatgtaatataatataataacttTTAAAAGTTGTTTACCATGATTTTTGAAAGCTTCTTTTCATATCTGCGAATGCTGTAATcaaaattcattttaaatcCTGTCAGTTAACTTTGTACACACTTTACCACTAATGATAGGAACTAATACAGAAACACATAACATAAAAACCTTTAAAAAACAGAAtcataattgaaaataataaaaaaaaaactgagtCATGAAGAGAGTCCATGTGGACAACTACACACCAAAGTACTACAGTGGCAAGTGGTCCTGGAGTGCCGAAAAAGATTGCCTGGAATTCGAGCCGCACAACGATCTGGAGAATGCCAGGGAGCGCTACATCACCACCAATGGCTATAAGTTCCTGCGCATCATCGACCAGGAGGAGGAGCTTATCTTCCGGCAGGCTTATGTGCGCGATACGGGCACCTATGACTTTGACACCTTGGTGATCAACGACATCCGCGACCTTGTCCTCTTTCTGATGCCCAGCGATTTCCTGACCTACCGGTTCGTGGAGTTCATGCACCGCCCAGCGGTTCACCGTCTGATCCATGCGCTTATCATTTACTTCGAGTACTTTCTGCGGATGGTGGAGTTTGTGCTGGTGCGGCGCGATGAACTGGCCGATCAGATTCAAAGCGATCAGACCATCGATATGAAGAAGACCTTCTCGATCTATCTCAGTCAGTATCGCCTCCTGGTGGCCCGAAACTACAGTGTGATTCTGAAGGGAGAGGGCGATATGGCCAAATACTACCATATGAAGGAGATTATCAATATTTCGGATACCAGTCGAGACCGCGTCTTCCACGAGCAGTTTCTGGCTGTGATGACCCAGATCGTTTGGATTTGCATGCATCGCCGTGCGTACAATGTCATTGAGATGGAAATGAACCGTCTGTTTCGCTCCGATCACTTCGTCATGGCACGTCCGGAGTATCTAAGCTTTACGCCGGCGGAGCGTAGTTTACTGTACGGGCGGAACCATAAAATCGTGAACTATCGCACCCAGATATCGCCGCTCGTCCAGGAGTTGGAGCACGTGGCGGAGGAGGACATGCCCATCCTGTGGATTGGCGAACGAAAGTACCGAGGCAACGACAAGCGCATTGCCGAGATGGAGCTGGAGTACATTGTGCCGGGACCACAGCTGCGTATGATCGATGTGGCACACGGCATACTGGGACATCCGAAGGATCTGTACAACACCATCCTAGACCTGGACTGGCCCACAGTTCGCTACTCGAACTTTTCGCTGGGCTACGATCCGTACCACATCATTCGCCAACCGCACTTGGACATTCCCAAGATCGACGCCTTGAAAGCGCGCAAGATGAACGAAAACTACGAGCATTTCTACAAGGTGTATCGCATCTACGAGCCGCACAGCCTGCAGATCCTGCAGAAGTGGCTCAAGCGGGACAAGCTCGTCCAGTTCTATCGTTCCGGGGGACTGCTGCTCACCAACGTAGTATCCCGGTGCGAGAAGGAACTGGCCGAAAAGGTACCGGTAACCAAGGTCGACCAGGTCATATCCAACTACTTCAAGGTGAAGTCCAGGCTGCGCAAGGGATCTCCATATGAACAGGACAACGTCAGCATCACCTCCTCGCGCATTGGGGGCTTCAATTCGCCACGCCAAAAGAAAACGCCACAGGAATACTATTTCGATTGATTTGAGGTCGTGCACATCCATTAGGTTTTCAAGAGACTTCAAATACTTCAAAATTATGATTTCGTGAATAAAATACTTATGAATCTTGAAAGCTTGGCATTATTGTTGTTACTAATATCTTAAattaaatctaaagttttccCCTGAAAATTCGAATCGTAGACTTATCGTTCCCAGTGTTTCAAATGGCAGATCAGCTGATCCGCAGATAAGACTATCGTATCAAAATCTGTCCACCTCGACAGCTCTATGCAGTAGTTGCTCGAAGCACTTCTTCCGACATGTCCGAACCGCCATATCGTCATTTCACCCAAATTGGGGATCCTGTTCTGCGCCAAAGGGCCGAAGAGGTGCCGCCCGAGGACGTAGACAGTAGGGAGATCAACCAGATTATTGACGGCATGGTAAAGGTGTTACGTCACTACGAttgcgtgggcgtggctgcgCCCCAAGTTGGAATACCGCTGCGTATTATCGTTATGGAATTCCGAGAGGGAAAGCAAGAG is part of the Drosophila sechellia strain sech25 chromosome 3R, ASM438219v1, whole genome shotgun sequence genome and encodes:
- the LOC6606931 gene encoding protein phosphatase 1 regulatory subunit 36 — translated: MKRVHVDNYTPKYYSGKWSWSAEKDCLEFEPHNDLENARERYITTNGYKFLRIIDQEEELIFRQAYVRDTGTYDFDTLVINDIRDLVLFLMPSDFLTYRFVEFMHRPAVHRLIHALIIYFEYFLRMVEFVLVRRDELADQIQSDQTIDMKKTFSIYLSQYRLLVARNYSVILKGEGDMAKYYHMKEIINISDTSRDRVFHEQFLAVMTQIVWICMHRRAYNVIEMEMNRLFRSDHFVMARPEYLSFTPAERSLLYGRNHKIVNYRTQISPLVQELEHVAEEDMPILWIGERKYRGNDKRIAEMELEYIVPGPQLRMIDVAHGILGHPKDLYNTILDLDWPTVRYSNFSLGYDPYHIIRQPHLDIPKIDALKARKMNENYEHFYKVYRIYEPHSLQILQKWLKRDKLVQFYRSGGLLLTNVVSRCEKELAEKVPVTKVDQVISNYFKVKSRLRKGSPYEQDNVSITSSRIGGFNSPRQKKTPQEYYFD
- the LOC6606930 gene encoding uncharacterized protein LOC6606930; this translates as MSRPNPTPRSSTGPRKPNGQRSTLPPRSPPQSPAPAPPPHEPAKPYHGETPGLLSPVASSGPLHQRSSVTLREKHVGWVYLIHAVLSACAVIQLVVLRVCNTDFGKLISPSVPSFVWLLLAVGCMLIMAYVYLANQCPCNGLLAIVIVEVIVIFVNCHRWARLSMLWMAGVLTIVLALNVMLYLMGVYLPLKILPGSIFMIVLTFCCIAIVVSIYLVVYLNGNRYMMRYVSMVSLIYVASLILFTITVIHQRRFEHTDRTEYVLQATVLAMLFVYMIHPLSTMVRFGQFLVDHI